The Gouania willdenowi chromosome 7, fGouWil2.1, whole genome shotgun sequence genome includes a window with the following:
- the gpkow gene encoding G-patch domain and KOW motifs-containing protein yields MASHGEDVGSCGSTACEDQGEEKMATVSFGFTKTVNKFKPSHGDGDDDKDYLTGLDRNELQSSKSTEKPKEFIIPLIQKNRWHKPERVGQTAAKSQDVTQDKTQDKDYVDSQAVKELIEDSRRQLELWENGAQPEGNINLSIPLLMQNKVPEGYEDGDQVKVDLRPESSTEADYESVPVTAYGLAMIKGMGWKKGEGIGRTFKQDVKPVEHQLRPKGLGLGADRSAIKDLEPSRPQRPPKPGEEREKGEELLMAPGGCVLVESGPHKELYGKIEGLDADNARVLVKLAIGGKTVTISEYAIKLVGRKEYEKNCKDLSRLSKAHKDQEREKEKEREKDKRRREEKERNSDGDKTKSKTSERHEGKEERKRKHREDSSCREKPAVKEMKRTPAPPSWLQRDLKVRFIDKAFKGGRYYNSKMRVEDVLSPSTCVCRTEEGRLLDDVKQNMLETIVPKCEQDSVMVVLGEHRGQVGRILQRDKNKCRAMVQLDREEEKVFTLDYDTICHYVGDH; encoded by the exons ATGGCGTCACACGGAGAAGATGTGGGTTCCTGCGGTTCCACCGCTTGTGAGGACCAAGGAGAGGAAAAAATGGCCACGGTGTCGTTCGGCTTCACTAAAACTGTGAATAAATTTAAACCTTCACATGGCGACGGCGACGACGATAAAGACTACTTGACCGGACTCGACAGAAATGAACTTCAAAG CTCTAAATCCACCGAGAAGCCCAAAGAGTTCATCATCCCCCTGATCCAAAAGAACCGCTGGCACAAACCGGAGCGAGTAGGACAGACTGCGGCCAAATCCCAGGATGTAACCCAGGACAAAACCCAGGACAAGGACTATGTGGATTCTCAGGCTGTTAAAGAGCTCATTGAAG ACTCACGAAGGCAGTTGGAGCTGTGGGAGAATGGGGCCCAGCCCGAAGGCAACATCAACCTCTCCATCCCACTGCTGATGCAGAACAAAGTGCCAGAGGGCTACGAGGATGGAGACCAGGTGAAAGTGGACCTGCGGCCTGAATCG TCCACAGAAGCAGATTATGAAAGTGTTCCGGTCACGGCGTATGGGCTTGCTATGATTAAAGGAATGGGATGGAAGAAAGGGGAAGGCATTGGGCGAACCTTTAAACA AGATGTGAAGCCAGTCGAACATCAGCTCCGTCCAAAAGGTCTCGGTCTGGGAGCTGATCGGTCAGCGATTAAAGACTTGGAGCCCAGCAGGCCCCAACGTCCTCCGAAACCTGgtgaggagagagagaaaggggaggagctacttatggctccaggaggttGTGTGCTGGTGGAATCAGGGCCACATAAAGAGCTTTACGGCAAG ATCGAAGGTTTGGATGCAGACAACGCTCGAGTTCTGGTGAAGCTTGCCATTGGTGGCAAGACTGTGACGATCAGTGAGTACGCCATTAAACTGGTGGGACGTAAAGAGTACGAGAAGAACTGCAAAGATCTCA GTCGCCTCAGTAAAGCCCACAAAGAccaagaaagagagaaagaaaaagagcgAGAAAAGGACAAAAGGAGACGGGAGGAAAAAGAGAGGAACAGTGATGGTGACAAAACCAAATCCAAGACTTCAGAGCGACACGAAGGAAAGGAAGAAAGGAAGAGGAAACACAGAGAGGACAG CTCATGTAGAGAAAAGCCTGCAGTGAAAGAAATGAAACGAACACCAGCGCCTCCGTCCTGGCTCCAGAGAGACCTGAAAGTGCGCTTCATAGACAAAGCTTTCAAGGGAGGACGCTACTACAACTCAAAG ATGCGAGTGGAGGATGTTCTATCGCCGTCTACCTGTGTGTGTCGAACTGAGGAGGGAAGACTGTTGGATG ATGTGAAGCAGAACATGCTGGAAACCATTGTCCCTAAGTGTGAACAGGATTCTGTGATGGTTGTACTGGGTGAGCACCGAGGACAG GTGGGTCGTATACTTCAGCGGGACAAGAATAAATGCAGAGCGATGGTGCAGCTGGACAGAGAGGAAGAGAAAGTGTTCACACTGGACTATGACACCATTTGTCACTATGTGGGAGATCATTGA
- the pqbp1 gene encoding polyglutamine-binding protein 1 — MPLPAALLARLAKRGIVKPSEQGADEEIIAEDYDDSHVDYESTRVENLPPNWYKVFDPACGLPYYWNVETDLVAWLSPNDPSAVATKAAKKTRDGEERAEKPFEKPDRERDRERERERDGHRERERERDRERDEGRDRDRRKQRREDTAPYSKGKRGRKDDEMDPMDPSAYSDAPRGSWSSGLPKRNEAKTGADTTAVGPLFQQRPYPNPGAVLRANAANQIPKE, encoded by the exons ATGCCTCTGCCTGCAGCGCTGCTGGCCCGTTTGGCCAAAAGAGGGATCGTTAAGCCATCAGAGCAAG GAGCCGACGAGGAGATTATTGCTGAAGATTACGATGACAGCCACGTGGATTATGAATCCACCAGAGTAGAGAATTTACCTCCAAACTGGTACAAAGTGTTTGACCCAGCTTG TGGTCTTCCTTATTATTGGAATGTGGAAACAGATTTGGTGGCCTGGCTCTCCCCAAACGATCCATCCGCCGTCGCAACAAAAGCAGCTAAAAAAACGAGAG ATGGAGAGGAAAGAGCTGAGAAACCGTTTGAGAAGCCTGACAGAGAGCGAGACagggagcgagagagagagcgagatgGACACAGAGagcgggagagagagagagacagggaAAGGGATGAAGGGAGGGACAGAGACAGGAGGAAGCAGAGAAGAGAAGACACGGCACCGTACAGCAAGGGTAAAAGAG GCagaaaagatgatgaaatggaCCCTATGGATCCAAGTGCTTATTCAGATGCTCCGAG GGGATCGTGGTCCAGTGGTCTGCCCAAACGTAATGAAGCTAAAACGGGCGCAGACACCACAGCAGTCGGGCCTTTGTTCCAGCAGCGGCCGTACCCCAACCCAGGAGCCGTACTGAGAGCCAACGCTGCAAACCAGATTCCTAAGGAGTGA